In one Alosa alosa isolate M-15738 ecotype Scorff River chromosome 14, AALO_Geno_1.1, whole genome shotgun sequence genomic region, the following are encoded:
- the rxfp3.3a1 gene encoding relaxin-3 receptor 1, giving the protein MAEEMEDLNQSGIINKSLTDEDRFRSLEDIDVDGSPVLRFLISITYSIVCAVGLVGNLLVLFFIKVRKERRKSKINFFILNLAATDCQFVLTLPFWAVDTALDFSWPFGDAMCKIVLSVTVMNMYASVFFLTAMSVTRYWSVASALKDRTRKRSCSVKWVCVALWVLATVATAPTAIFSTVTNVAGEKLCLLKFPEGQYWLAVYHLQKILIAFIIPMVIVSVSYLMLVRLIRRCSMKNSSRRITQVTKSVTIVVLSFFLCWMPNHAITFWGVLVKFNVVYWDKTYYMVHTYIFPVTVCLAHANSCLNPIIYCLMRKEFRKKLKDLVSLK; this is encoded by the coding sequence ATGGCTGAGGAGATGGAAGACTTAAACCAAAGCGGAATAATAAACAAGTCGTTAACGGATGAAGACCGTTTCCGAAGCTTGGAAGACATCGATGTCGATGGAAGTCCCGTTTTGAGATTTTTGATCTCGATCACCTACTCGATTGTATGCGCTGTGGGTCTAGTTGGAAATTTACTTGTCTTGTTCTTCATCAAAGTACGAAAAGAGAGGCGCAAGTCTAAAATAAACTTTTTCATACTTAATCTAGCTGCTACGGACTGCCAGTTTGTTCTAACTCTGCCTTTTTGGGCTGTGGACACTGCGCTGGACTTCAGCTGGCCATTTGGAGATGCCATGTGCAAGATTGTGCTCTCCGTCACCGTCATGAACATGTAcgcaagtgtgtttttcctgaCTGCAATGAGCGTTACTCGGTACTGGTCGGTTGCCTCTGCGCTGAAAGACCGAACCCGAAAGAGATCTTGTTCGGTGAAATGGGTCTGTGTGGCGCTTTGGGTTCTGGCCACTGTAGCCACAGCACCAACGGCTATTTTTTCAACTGTCACAAATGTCGCTGGAGAAAAACTCTGTCTCCTGAAGTTTCCAGAGGGACAGTACTGGCTGGCTGTCTATCATCTACAGAAAATTTTAATAGCTTTTATCATACCTATGGTTATCGTTTCAGTCAGTTACTTGATGTTAGTGAGACTCATTCGGCGTTGCAGTATGAAGAATAGTTCGAGACGAATAACGCAAGTAACCAAATCAGTCACCATTGTCGTTCTGTCCTTCTTTCTCTGCTGGATGCCCAATCATGCTATTACATTCTGGGGTGTTCTAGTGAAATTTAACGTTGTCTATTGGGATAAAACATACTATATGGTTCACACTTACATATTCCCAGTTACAGTATGCCTTGCCCATGCCAACAGCTGTTTAAACCCAATTATTTACTGTCTCATGCGGAAGGAGTTCAGGAAAAAACTAAAGGATTTGGTCTCTCTGAAATGA